The following are encoded together in the Chaetodon trifascialis isolate fChaTrf1 chromosome 3, fChaTrf1.hap1, whole genome shotgun sequence genome:
- the blcap gene encoding apoptosis inducing factor BLCAP, with protein sequence MYCLQWLLPVLLIPKPLNPALWFNHSMFMGFYLLSFLLERKPCTICALVFLAALFLICYSCWGNCFLYHCQDAALPDAAHDPAIVGT encoded by the coding sequence ATGTATTGCCTACAGTGGCTGCTCCCTGTGCTGCTCATCCCCAAGCCGCTGAACCCGGCGCTGTGGTTCAACCACTCCATGTTCATGGGCTTCTACCTGCTCAGCTTCCTGCTGGAGAGGAAGCCCTGCACCATCTGTGCCTTGGTCTTCCTGGCTGCCCTCTTCCTCATCTGCTATAGTTGCTGGGGCAACTGCTTCCTCTACCACTGCCAGGATGCCGCACTGCCGGACGCTGCCCACGACCCGGCGATTGTCGGGACCTAG